One Deltaproteobacteria bacterium genomic window, GACTCCTCGCGTCGCGGGGGTTTCCGGAGGAGGTGGCGGTGGAGGTGCTGGGCGAGGAGGAATGACGCGCCCCTGCCCCGAACGGGGTCGATCGCCTGCGCGGTGCCGTTCGCGTGCGCGGGCTCCGTCCGTCGAGCAGGACGTTCACGGCGGCCCCGAGGTTGCGGTGCGCGCCGGTTGCCGCTCCGGGACGGAGCCGGTAGAAACGGGTCGGTGACCGGGGACCAGATCCGCGAGGGCTTCCTCGACTTCTTCCGCCAGCGCGGTCACACCGTGGTGCCGAGCGCCCCGCTCGTGCCCGAGAACGACCCGAGCCTGCTCTTCACCAACGCGGGCATGGTGCCCTTCAAGCAGGTCTTCCTCGGCAACGAGGCGCGCCCTTACCTGCGCGCCGTGAACTCGCAGAAGTGCCTGCGGATCAGCGGCAAGCACAACGATCTCGAGCAGGTGGGGCGCGACACCTACCACCACACCTTCTTCGAGATGCTGGGCAACTGGTCCTTCGGCGACTACTACAAGCGCGAGGCGATCGACTGGGCGTGGCAGCTCCTCACGCGGGTCTGGAAGCTGCCCAAGGACAGGCTCTACGCCACCGTGTACACGACCGACGACGAGGCGGCGGCGCTGTGGGCCGAGCTGACCGACATCGGCCGCGACCGGCTCCTCCGCTTCGAGGCGGAGAACTTCTGGGAGATGGGCGAGACCGGACCGTGCGGCCCGTGCTCCGAGATCCACATCGACCGCGGCCCCGGGGCCTGCGACCGCCGCGGCGACCGGACCCACCGCTGCGCCGTCAACGCGGGCTGCGCGCGCTACATCGAGCTCTGGAACCTGGTCTTCATCCAGCACAACCGCGACGAGAAGGGCAAGCTCTCCGACCTGCCCGCCCGGCACGTCGACACCGGTATGGGCTTCGAGCGCATCTGCACCGTGCTCCAGGGCGTGGGTGACAACTATGCGATCGACGTGCTGCGCGCGATCGTGCACTCGGCCGAGAAGCTCTCCGGCAAGCGCTACGGCGCCGCCCCGCGCGACGACGTCTCGCTGCGCGTGATCGCCGACCACGGGCGCGCGGTCACCTTCCTCGTCGCCGACGGCATCCTGCCCTCCAACGAGGGGCGCGGCTACGTCCTCCGCCGGCTGCTGCGGCGCGCGGCGCGGCACGGCAAGCTCCTCGGCCTCGACCGCCCGTTCCTCCACGAGGTGGTGGGCGCCGTGGTGGGCGCCATGGGGCGCGCCTACCCGGAGATCGCCGCCCAGCACGCGCGCATCGCCGAGGTCGTCCGGGGTGAGGAGGAGCGCTTCGCGGCGACCCTCGATCGCGGCCTGGCCCTGCTCGCGAGCGAGGTCGAGAGGGCGCGCGCGGCGAAGGCACGCGTGCTCTCCGGCGAGGTCGCCTTCCGCCTCTACGACACCTACGGCTTTCCGCTCGATCTGACCGAGGACATCCTCGCCGGCGAGGGGCTCGGCGTCGACAAGGACGGCTTCACGCGCGCCATGGAGGCGCAGCGGGAGCGGGCGCGCGGCGCGCAGCGCTTCGCCGACGCCGAGGCCGCGCCCGAGCTGATCGCGGGCGGCGGGCTCCACAGCCGCTTCGTCGGCGACCGCATCGTCGAGTGGGAGTCGGAGGTGCTGGCTCTCCTGGTCGACGGGCGGGAGGCGCGCGGTCCGGTCGGCGCCGGTGCGCAGGTGGACGTCGTCACCGCCGAGACGCCCTTCTACGCCGAGTCGGGCGGGCAGGTGGGCGACCGCGGCTGGGTCGAGACCGCGTCGGGCGCGAAGGTCGAGGTGACCGACACGCAGAAGATCGCGCCGGCGGTGATCGCGCACCGCGGCGTGGTGCGCGAGGGCGCGCTCGCCGTGGGCGACCGCGTGCGGCTGCGCATCGACACCGCGCGCCGCGAGGCAGCGCGTCTGAACCACTCCGCCACCCACCTCCTGCACGCTGCGCTCCGCCGCCGCCTGGGCGGGCACGTGAAGCAGGCGGGCTCGCTGGTGACGCCCGGGCGCCTGCGCTTCGACTTCAGCCACCACAAGCCGGTCGACGACGCGGCTCTCCGCGACATCGAGGACGAGACCAACGCTTACATCCGCGCCAACGCCGAGGTGACCGCCGAGGAGATGTCGTACGACGACGCCATCAAGGCAGGGGCGCTCGCCTTCTTCGGCGACAGGTACGGCGACCGCGTGACCGTCGTCCGCATGGGCGACTTCTCGACCGAGCTGTGCGGCGGCACGCACGTGACGCGCACGGGCGACATCGGCATCCTCAAGATCCGCGGCGAGAGCGGGGTCGCGGCCGGGGTCCGGCGCGTCGAGGCCGTGTCGGGCGCGGGCGCCCTCGAGCTCA contains:
- the alaS gene encoding alanine--tRNA ligase, producing the protein MTGDQIREGFLDFFRQRGHTVVPSAPLVPENDPSLLFTNAGMVPFKQVFLGNEARPYLRAVNSQKCLRISGKHNDLEQVGRDTYHHTFFEMLGNWSFGDYYKREAIDWAWQLLTRVWKLPKDRLYATVYTTDDEAAALWAELTDIGRDRLLRFEAENFWEMGETGPCGPCSEIHIDRGPGACDRRGDRTHRCAVNAGCARYIELWNLVFIQHNRDEKGKLSDLPARHVDTGMGFERICTVLQGVGDNYAIDVLRAIVHSAEKLSGKRYGAAPRDDVSLRVIADHGRAVTFLVADGILPSNEGRGYVLRRLLRRAARHGKLLGLDRPFLHEVVGAVVGAMGRAYPEIAAQHARIAEVVRGEEERFAATLDRGLALLASEVERARAAKARVLSGEVAFRLYDTYGFPLDLTEDILAGEGLGVDKDGFTRAMEAQRERARGAQRFADAEAAPELIAGGGLHSRFVGDRIVEWESEVLALLVDGREARGPVGAGAQVDVVTAETPFYAESGGQVGDRGWVETASGAKVEVTDTQKIAPAVIAHRGVVREGALAVGDRVRLRIDTARREAARLNHSATHLLHAALRRRLGGHVKQAGSLVTPGRLRFDFSHHKPVDDAALRDIEDETNAYIRANAEVTAEEMSYDDAIKAGALAFFGDRYGDRVTVVRMGDFSTELCGGTHVTRTGDIGILKIRGESGVAAGVRRVEAVSGAGALELIRSHETLLREVSALLRAPGEEAAAKLEKLLAQQRELERRIAELQGKLAGGASRDLLADARHVDGVTVLATRVEGLDEKGMREMVDRVRDRIKSGVVVLGAADGERALLVAGVTKDLTGRYHAGNIIKQLAPLVGGGGGGRPDFAQAGGKDPARLDEALAAAYELLGAGSR